The nucleotide window GTGCCTTTTCCAGTACATCTAAGTTTCTGGCTAGTTCAGATCGTGATACTGATTGTCCCGCTGCACCGCCAACGACGAGACCACCACTTCCGACACCAACACCCGCCCCATTCCAGTCATTATTTTGCGTCCCTTTTGCTACAATGCTTGCTAAGGAAACGCCATCCGTTGGTAAATACGTTCGTTTCATCACATCCCCTTATATGACCTATTTTTTACTGTCCGTAAATTGGTAGTGCTTTGGTTTAGCTTTGTATTCGTTATACGTTTCTTTTTCTACCGCAATCCACTCCTCCAAATAAACAGGGAAGTCATCCGGATTTTTAGCCGTTTCTTTCTTTAAATGGTCGTATGCTTCTGGATTATTTGGCTTATATTGGCTGAGGAGTTTATCTAAACGTTCATATTTATCAGGGAACTTGCTTGCCAAATTAAACTTAACGCCCATAATGGCAGCAATAATAAACGCAAGAACAATTACTGAAACATAAACTGGTAGATTTAAATCATTAATTAAAAGAGAGCCTATCCAATTTAAAATATAAACCATAACAACAACGATAAATAGATAGGTCAAAATAAATGTTCTAGCTTGCCTTTGATTAAACACGTGATCAGGAATATTGTTTACCATCATAATATAGTTAAATAACTTTTTATTTTTCACGTTGACTTTCCTTATAAGCGTTTATCGCCAAATCATAGTCTATTTTATTAACTTCAATTTGATTTTTATCATCCCCTAAAAAGTAAAACACCCCCTTCTCTTTTTCCACCGTTTTGATAATTGACAATTCAGAGTAACGCTTTACCTCGATATATTTGAAATAGGATTATTGAAATAAAGTGGATAACAAATTAGGTAGGACAACAGTAAATAATGAATATTCATTTATTCGCTTTTAATTCTTGAAACTTTTCAGGTGATAATGAGCTGGTATAATAACCCGCATCACACTGATAACGATATAACCCATCTGCCAATTCATGCTGTACAGGTGACGTGCAATGTTTTATAAAATTATTGATGCGGCGATACTCTGTGTTCTGGTCCCAATAGATCATTAATTTCGCACCCAAAAAACCAAATGCACCAATAACACAAATAATTATAATAGTTTGCAATCGTTCCATTATTTTCTCATTTTATTAATTTTGAACTTAGCGATTAGTTTGTGATTTTTTATAAGCCTTGATCGCCTCTTGATATTCATCCACTGACACATTTTCAATCACATCGCCACACTTGAGCTTATTAGTATTTGATTGAAATAATCCATTATCGATATTAGTTTCAATTAATTGGCACTCAGACTGATAATAATGCCCCTTATCAGCAAGTGATTCTTGATTATCTATATAACCAATCACCATACTTAAACCCCAAACAATCCCCATTAACGTAAGACTAACTATAATCCGTGGAGTATTACCTTCACTGATTGCACGAATAAAAACCCAAAACAATACAACAGCAAGGCAAATCAAAATAACAACAATAATAAGCATACTATTCCTTTTTTTAATGTATTACGGTTTATTAATCAATTTTCGCTGATAAGCTTTAAGCAGAATCATTACCGAGAAGGCTATGTATACTATTATTATAACAATAGTAAAGAACAGTCCGAACATTGACTGAATCATATAGAAAAGATACGGAGCAAAAAAGAAAAACATAACAACATTAACCCCATCTAGAATATTTAATATTTTATTCGCGAGGCTTTTATTTTCTTTTTTATTTCTAAATAACATTATCATAAATGATAAAGCACAAATGCTTATCATAGTTAAAATGTAAGCACCAACATACGTTCTATTATCGAAAAAACCAATATATATTTCGAGCATGCCTCTATCCTTAAATAAGTTTAAATTTTAATAAATTAGGGCTCCATTTCTAACAAATATTCACGCTTAAGAATGATATTGAATAAGCTAGATTCTTTTATTTTACTGAAGCAATTACTCTTCAATCATTAAGCTGTCTTGATACGCCTTGACAGCTTCGCGATAGGATTGAATATCAACATAGTTAATTATAGGTATCGGGCCGCATTGAAGCTTATGCGTATGTGGATAGACAGGATTAATTTCAACGTCTGTTTCTAAGATGTGACACTCCTCTGTGTAATATCGCCCTTGTTCAATTAGCTTGGGCGTTCCATTTTTCATTAGTGAGTAAGCTTCGCTTCCCAAAATAATGAAAAGTATCACGAAGGAAAAGCCAAAAAACAGACCGAGAAGTGGCTCTTCTGACATTATCTTACCAACAACACACATCCCTAAAAGAACCAAGCACAAAAATAAAACAACGAATCCCATTTTAATCACCATTACCTTTATAGGCTTGTATGGCTTCTTGATATTCATCAACAGTGACATTTTCAATCACATCACCACACTTGAGCTTATTAGTATTTGATTGAAACAATCCATTATCAATGTTGATTTCAATCAGCTGGCACTGTGTTGAGTAATACTCACCCTTGCTTATCTTTTCAGTTTTATTCTCACCACCAAAAGCGATGAAATAGATAAAAACCATGATGATAATAATAACAGCTAAGCCCATCCCAAATTTAGCTTCACCTGCACGAATAGCCCCAGCTAGTGCTACCCCTAAGAATATAATGGCAATCACAAGTATCGGAAAAGTCATTGATTCCATTAGTACCTGTCTCCTTAGCCTGTTATTTAATAGTTTCAAAGCTGCGGTTATCGACAACTTTGGGAACTTCTCTATTGAGAATATTCAGTAATAAGACGGAACGCGCCTCACCATCTGGCTCGTTATAAATCGCTTGAATTCCCGCAAAAATACCGTCTGTAATCACTACTTCATCCCCTTTTTGTGGCAAGTTATCACTCAACTCTTTAACGAAATCAGGAACAACTATTGTTGCAATCACTTCATTGGGGACAATCACGGGACTCTGACCAAAACGCACAAAGTGACTCACACCGCGTGTTGAGTTAATGGTCGAAAAATGGATCACTTCGTAATCGAACTTCACAAACAAATAGTTGGGGAATAACGGCTCCATCACAGTCTTACGGCGATTTCTTACCATTTTTTCAGTTTTATACGTGGGGTTATGCGCGCTCACCCCTTGACGTTCAAGATGTTCAATGGCGCGTAAAACTTGGTCACGTTTACAATACAACAAATACCATTTTTCCATGATGACTCACTTTAGTTGATGGTCAGCACTCAGGATTTGTACAACCCAAACACTTAACCCGCTGTAAATCGCTAAAAAAATGACCGAATCCCAACTCACATGGTGGGAAACAAATAACGCGGCCGGACAAATCGTAATGAGCATCATAAGTAGCGTACTTATACGCATCCGCTTTTTTAGCTGACGAATTCGGTTTTGCATTGGGTTGTACCTGAATGAAGACACTGAAAATTAAGAATTAAGAATTAAGAATTGAAGAAAAAAATTGCTTTACTGCGGGGCATTCTCCATCGGGATAGTATCCCCTAAAGAAATCCGCTCTAAGGCTTGTTTTGAAACGGTAATACCTTGGTTAATGGAACTCTGCAGTGAGTCATTGCCTTGTTTTTCCGATTTAGCTTTCTTCATTTGTTCAACGAACTTCAACTGAAAACCTTCTTGGAAAACCACGGTAATTTCAATGCCTGCCCCAATCGGAATAACGGGATGATATTGCTCAGCACGTTTAATCAAATATTCTGAAACCATTTTACCGGATTGTTGCACCCCACCTCCGACACCACCACGAGCTGCATCACCAAACGTGGTGGTGTTACTGGCTCCCATTCCCACAGAGGTTGAACCCACTTGAGAAATACCTGAGCCTAATGCTTCAATAAATCCGCCTGCAAAGGCATAACCCACTAATTGGCCATTTCGGATGACAGGCTCCCCTTTAATCCCGTTTTTACCCATAAAAGAGACATGCCCTTTAAAGGGAATATCGACGGTATGACCAAACAGTTTGCAAGAGAGTCGGTCAGTGCGAACTAATCCGCGCTCACTGGAAATATCCCCATACACCCCCGCCGTCACCGCACAACCACTTAAGTCATACTCTTCATCATTTGGCATGATGAGTTTTCCCGTTAACCGAAATTGCATCGGGGAAGGATTACTGTTTCCCGTCACGGAAGCATTTGCATCGGCCCCTTCAATCACCATGGCTTTAGCGAAACTCCCTGACGGGATGTAGGGTAAGTCGGGCAAATCGGTATTTTCTTGCTCATCCTCATACTCAATCGTCATCGAGGATAAACCTTGCTTTAATACCGGATTGACATTAATTTGCGGTTGCCCGACAGGGTATTGCCCGCCTTGATAAAAGGCCGTTGGCGGCGGAATAATCGGTTGGTTGGCTTGAACGTTAGGCGTCGGTAAGGTGCCTACAGGCAATTGCTGCGGTTGTGGCACACCATTACTTGACTCACCGTGTATCAAATTGCTTCCCATAGTGGTCATATCGTCTTGCAGTGCGATTAAGTCTTTATCTTGCTGCTCGATTTTATCGCGGTACGCTTTGTTTTCTTGCTCTAGCTTAGCGATACGCGCATTGACCTGTTTCATTTGCTTATCCATTTGAGATGCTGTGGATTGCAAGTCGGCCATGGCCGATTTTCCGACATTCTTATCAAATGAGGAGGTGACGACCCCCGTCATATTCGGTGCAGGACGCACGGGTTTCGTGGCCGTTTTGGGTTTTGATGGTAAGCTCATGTACCACGCAGCGCCACCTATACCCGATAAACCTAGGGCCAGTAATACAAAAAGTGCCGTTTGTTTTCGCTTTGCTCGGACATTAATATTTGCCATTTTCAACCTCATTACTGACGGTTAACCAGACCGTTGCCGTGGCACCTGCTAACACAGTATCGCTATACGGATAGATAACGACTGAGCGAACAGCGTGCTGATTGAACAATCGCTCACTTAACGGTTGTGAGACTGAACTGGTGTTCATCACATCCAGTTGGTATACCCGCAACTCACCCCCATTCCACATTTTGTTTGCCGTCACCCGATAAGCTGACGGTAATTGGAATGACGGTAAGGCCGTTACAGGCGCTAAAATAAACCCATTCGGTGTTTGTTGATTCAGTAACGCTTTATGGATTTCAACTAAGACGCGCGGATACGGTAAAGCGCGTTCCCAGCGTTTTGCTACGGCACTTTGTGCCGGTTGATTGGATATCAGTTGCAGTACACGACCATCGCGTTTTTGTGGAACTGCGACAACCGACACCGTTAAGCCCCCTGCGGTTCTGACGAAAAAGGTAAACGGCTTGGTTTGTGCCGTCATTAATACCACGCCGCCATTCGAAACGCCTGTCGCTCCTTTTTGATTACCGTTGATAAACATCCCTTGTGCACTATCGATGGCCACAATACGATCCCCTGGTACAACCAACATATTCGGTTCACTGTTACTGAAATTTACTTTAATTTGAGAATCGGGTGACACGGGGATTTGAGTTGGCAACTGAGCCATAGGTTCGGCATGTATCGTTGACGCAAAACCACAAAATGCTAATGCGAGACAAAGAAGCTTTATTGGGTTACTTTTTTTCTTCATCAATGATGTCCTCAAAGCTGATCACTTCACTAATTCCATTGGCATACTTGATATGCAACCGCAATTTCTTATATTCAGGCAACGATTCACGCTTACCTATCCACGTTTTCAGCTCACCTTGAATATCAATAATGCCGTCAGAGGGGTAGACCTCCAGTTTGGTCATGTAAAAGGCAGAGGTGACGTTGTTATTGATAATTTCTTTGGCTTCGACCGCTAACACATCTTGCATTTCGGGACGTGATTCTTTTGCCACATACCGTAATAAAGATTGATGGTTTGCTTTGACCGATTCGGGACTGACGTTATAGCGTAGAAAAAGTAATGATTGTGCGACGGATTCAAGGTAGTTCGCATCCGCATGTGAGCGAGTTAAGGTAAATGGTGTATCAAAGAACATCGGGATATAGGTTTCTTGTCGACTATTGAGTAAGTCATCTAATCTCAGCCACGCGAAAATATTACCTGTCAAACTGAGGCCTAACATAAAGGTCAGTGTAATAAACAGTATCGAGGTGTATTTCGTGGCGGATTTAGCTGCGCTCAGTTTCATGGCAGCCTCCTTCCTTATTTTAAATAAAGTCTGAACGCAGAGTCAGGGAGAGATTTATAAATGCTTTTGAAACAGTAAGCGGGTAAGTACCAGTAACACGCATTGAGTAACCACTGACTTCCCCGCCCTTTTTTGAAGTACCTCAGGGCATACCAGAGCAACGTACCAACCACCAGGCCAGTCATGTAATGTCCGTCATAAAAGCCCCATGTCATGGGGCCTAGTAGAACGGCGGTTTCATCATTGGGTAATGGGAGAATACCGCCTTGCTCGGTTAATGTCTGAGGGAAAATGAAACGCTGTGCACGTTCGTCTTCCATCATCCAACTCCTAATCCATCAACCGCCTGTAGGTGCTTCGATTAAACCAAAGACGATTTTGGTTCCCACAATAAAGACAGGAATTAACAGGAGTAACGCTGGGTTTTGTGCTCGCATAAACGCTAAGAAAACCAGAACCGCTTCACCAATCATGATGTAATACATCACGGATGACCCTTCACCGAAGGTGTCACCAGCGTCGCCTGCCCCCGCTTTCGCCAAGTCTTCTGCTTGCGCAAAACCACGTGCCGCCATCCATAAGATTAACGGTGCAGCGACATATTTATACAGCGATTTTGCCGCTTTGGAGTTCAATGAAGCCCAAGCACGTGCAAAAATACCCTTGCGCTTAGTGACTGGTGAATCAATAGCAATTTGACTCATGTTTATATCCTTTTATTAAGTGATAGATTGAATAAGCATAAAAAGTCTTTCAAACAACAATTGAGCTAATTAGCTCGTTTTATTCCCTTATCCATAAAACAAAAAATAACACGTAAAAAGATAAAGAAATAAAACGCGATAATTTTCCCTGGCTTTGGGTAAAGCTACCGCTCCGGGTGTGCACTACCATTTTTTAGGCAAAGCGATCCCGTTGCTGTGTGTAACCAACAAAAATAAAATTCAAAAAAGGAATAAAACCAATAATCGAGTTATTAATATTTAATTAATAACTCTTGGTAATGTCCTTCTAAATGTTCAACAAGTCGTAGATGATCAGATAATCGTAAAACGGCTTCGACTTTTTTAGAGCGTCGTGCTCGTTTGGCGGATTCTGTTAATAAACGATTTGTTTCAGCACTAATCGGCACACTTATTGTGACCGACTTATATTCTTTTTCTTTCATGGGGATCTCATTTTCCTTAACCATGAAACCATCATATATAAAAAAAAAATCCTCGGACACCCCTACGCTTGGGGTGTGAATTTATACAGTGTCTTTTAAAAGTGATAGTGGCACATAGCAATCCCAATAAAGATAAAGCCCTACATCAGATAACAAATAACGATCATATAGATCCAATTTATACATACCTAGTATCCGACTCACAGTATCATTTATCGTGTAAATGTTTTTATTTGTAATTTTAGCTATTTCTTTATTTGTTAACCTATGAATAATCAACCATCCCACAGTCCATTCATGTTCTGTAAATGTTATCCATGGAGTTGTATGTTGTAATCTATTAATCGAATCTGAAAAATATAATTTATTATCAAACTTATCTTTCCTAGTGAAAAGGTCAGAATAAAAAATTCTAAATTTAATATTAGTATTTCTAATAAAGTTATACATTCTCAAAAAAACAATTTGACTATTAATTATCATTTTAAAACAATTAACTTCTAATGATATTGCAATGTTAGAATGAGGAAGTGGAACCAATTCAATAGATGGAAATATAAATTTATCACTTTTAGGTGGGATTTTTATAGAATTTAAAATTGAGTTAACATTTTCATGAGAGCTACAGGATAAGACATGATTATCTTGGTCAGTAATCATCCAAAAATAAGCATGATTTAAAAAATTAGGTAGGTTTTCACGAAAAACCGCTTGTTTTATTGCGTCGAGATCAATAGGATCATGAATAGACATGTAACCATCCTCTTAGGCTTCGGTTATCTGTTTAGCTCAATAAGGGAGTTCGTACCTCCTTTATTGGGCGACTCTTAAATTTCAATTAAGCAATTAACATTACTTAAGGTAAATATACCTATATTTACAGATTAAATCAATCATTATATTCAATAAAAACTGCATCTCCATACGCTATAATATAGCTTGAGATCCAACTACTACCTACTATTTGGATTGGCCCTGTTTCCACTCTAAAATTAATAATTGCATTCCCACCATTTTCAATAGAAATACTCATTAATTCATTTTTTAAAAACTCATCATCATTCAAAAATTTACCAGCTTGAACTGTTATAGATGCTTTAACCAATCCTAAATTTATAATTGACTTTACATTACTTACTGAATTTCCAATAAATACTCTCTTGTCAAAGTTTCGATAAATTTTTGGCTCTGTGTTAAATAATCCCATATATTACTCCTAACTCTAAGAAAAATACTCATCTAATATAGATTAAGCTCTGTTTTAAAGTTTTTCAACACACTCAATATAAATTAGCTTTTATTAATGATTAATAATACTGTTCTAAATTTTATATAAATATGTTTTCATAACTAATATCACTTATCGTTAATATCAAAAAATTGCTCAATCAGCTTTTCAGTCTCCTTTTTCATCTCTGAAATTCCTTCCCTAAAATCATAGCGACTATCTTCTTTTATTTCATTAATATTAAATAACATCTGAAAAATCATTTGAATGCATTGTCGTGTCTTGGTTGAATCTTCTAATATTTGCTTCTTATAAAGCTCTTCCCATGTCATTCCATCATCATCAGTTTCTTCAGCCTTCTTTTTTAAATTCATTGTCACTCGAACACCAATATCCAACATTTCAGAACAAACGCTCGACATATTTGCGTCTGCATGACTTGCCCCATCAGCTCGCCGTTCATCAACAATAGTTCTAATTGCATCATAAACTTTTTGTGACATATATACGTTTTGTCTTGCCATTTATTTAACCTATTTATCTTAGAGCTAATTGAGTGCCTATAATAATTAATACTATCACATTTTTAGTGCTTTAAAAGTGCTAATCATGGATTTTTTAAGCACTACTTTAGTGCTAAAAGCTAAGCACCAATAGAGCACTGATATTTATAACTTAATATTTTTATTAGATTAGCCACATAATAGCCACAAAACAGCACTAACTTAGCCACAATTCAGCACTGTTTTAGCACTTAACACAAAGATTTTTGAAATTCTCACCCATTTATTTTCAATTAACACCATGATTTAATGATAAATTCTTGCAAAATAAAATTTTGCGTGGGGTGTGATGTCTTAATGTCAGAGGAGCGTATTTATTGCTCCTCTTTTCTTTTGGCTTGCATTTAAATAGTGCTTTATTTTTTAATTAAAATGGGCGATTCTGAGTTAAGATAATTCATTATTTAATGGGGTTTTACATGCGAATGATCTTTATTCTCATTGCATTAATTTTTTCACCATTTTCATTTTCGTTCGATTGCTATGATAAAGCAGGAAAAGATTATAAAATAGACCCTGATTTATTACGGGCGGTTGCCTTTCGTGAAAGTTCATTCCAACCGAATGCGATTAATCAAGCATCCTCGACACGATACGCTATTGGATTAATGCAAATTCATTCGCAAAACTTTAATGAGTTAGCGCAGTATGGCATTACCGAAAATCATTTAAGGCAAGATCCATGCATGAATATTTACACGGGGGCATTTTATCTGGCGAAGTTTATTCGAATACAAGGGGATATCTGGAAAGGGGTTGGCGCATATAATGCAGGGTTAAAAAAATCTGCGGTTCAAGAGCAAAAAAGAAATCAATACGCGCTTGAGGTCTATCACATTTATCTCAATATTAAACAAAATAAATAAATTTAACGCTTTTACTTTCTTTTTTTATCGCTATAATCAGGTTCAATATTAAGTAATGCATGTGGCTTAGTATTAAAACGAGAAACGCGCCTTTATGGCGCGATTTCTTTAATAACTTGTTTTTCTTAATACACGGTATATTTCTCCGCCTACCCCATCATTTCCAATAATTTGTTCTCGTCCAATTTTGTATAACTTCCCTTGATGGTAATTTTCAACGGTCATTAACGCAGTATCAAATTCATAAGACTCGCCATACTTTTCAATCAGTGATTTGATTGCCAACGCGATTATTTCATCACTGTAATGACGATTTGTAAAAATATAATCAGCACCGCCATAAACCATATTAAATGGCGAGCTTTCATTGTAAGAATAATCAGTATAGCAATCGAACCGTGACGTTTTATATTTTTTGACAATCGAGTCGACTTCATCCACTGTCGGGCCATCAGTCCATGACACATAATAAGAACTGTAATATTGTTTACGTACCGAAAATTTAGTGTTTGGAAAATGTTTTTTTAATTCAGCACGGATATTTTTACCGACTATTTTTACTTCATTGTCTAAATTAGAAGTTATCTGAGTTAAGTGTGAATATTGATTATTGTTTTTTTGAAATTCGACACCTTGATTAAATTCAGTTTGTTTTTTTTCTTCCTCGGCTTTTTCCGTTTGTTCAAATTTTTCTGACTGTTTAATTAGTGATTCAATTGTTTCATTATCAACAAATTCATTTTTAACTTCCCACTGAATCCCCCCCCTTAAAATAGATTCTGGTAAGCGATTCGATTTATCACCATTGTAAAATACAATATCAAATTCTGCATTGCCTCCACTCACAATGACATTACATAGATTCGTCACTGTATCGGGTCTTTGTTCTCCATGGATTTGAGTGATCACCCCCAAGCCATGATTATATAAATTCGTATAAACAACCTGCCCGACTGATAATAATGTTTGCTGTTCCATAATTTTTCTCTCTTTTGTTAATGAAGTTTGATTAAGCGCAAGTCTGAGACTTGCGCAGGATTTAATTAATCAATCGCATTCAATATCTTTGTTTGTGATTCAGGGGGTAATGTGAAAATAAAATCGCGTAATTGGTGAAAATAAGCAGAAATACGCTCACAATCTTCTTGTTGCCCTTTTTCATATGTGACAAATGAGAAATGACTTAGCATCATTAACGTGACAATGATCCCTGCTTCTTGTGCGGTTACATCATCCATAAATCCATTTGGAGAAGTGATCATATAACCTTTTGGCGGTTGCATATAAAACCCGCCATTAGACAACTTAAAAAAATCCCAAAACCCGCCGTTATACGCCAGCGCGTTCCTGTCCATCCAATTAAAAATGGCATTTTCAAAGGCAATACATTTATCCCGCAATTTAGAGAATAAAAAATCTAATCGGGCTTGCGGTTTAGTCACTTCAATAGCGGTGATTACAGTTTCGTCTTTTCCATTTCTTTCGTTAGATTCTTGAGCTGCAAGGTTTTGTTGTTGAGTCATTTTAGTGCCTCCGTTGGGTTAATGATTTCTTTCGTCGAGTTCCTGCGCTGCAAAGGGCGTGCATAGACGAAACGAGGAAGGAAGCAAGGGCGGAAGCAAAATTGTTGGAAAGCGCAGCGGCAAGAATTTTGCTGGAGTGCACTTTACGCTTGCTGTATGACGAGTTGAGTCTATGTTAAAGCCCAAGCGGAGGGGCTTGGCGAAAGATTAACAACACAGTGGCTGAAAATGACGCAACCCGCCTTGCGGCGAGAGAATCGAACCGCAAGGCGTCCTTTGAGCTTAACAACGTTAAGCGGTTTATCAGGGGCAGCTCCCGCAGGGAGCTTGCATCCCTGCCCTTTGCGCCACGCGTCAGCGTAAAAAGGCGCAGGGGTTGGCGTTGTCGGATTGAGCCTGGCTCGATGCCAGGATTAAGCCGATGCGCAAAAAAGGGGAATAAATCCCCTTGAAATAACGTGAATTAAGCTGTTAAAAAGGATTTAAAGCGAAATGAATTTAACATTAACATCGGGGTATACAGCGTTTGACGAACGTCCAGTGTTAAACTGTTACCAATATTGACAATGGCAGGGATCCCCAATAATGCCAGTTGGACGTAGCACATTCGGGCGGCAACCTCATCAATATCGGTACACACTGCGATCATTTGCATTTGCGGATTAAAACCTTGTTGCAACACAGAATTAGCACAGGCAATTACCATTCCGCCCGCGCCGCACGTAGGCTCGCACACACTGATATAGCCATTTTGTTCAATTATCGCCCCACAATCCCCGATTATGAGATCACTCATGAGCTGGCTGATATGAAATGGGGTAAAAAATTGCCCCCACGCCCCTTCGCCTAATTCAAGTGACATAAACACCGCGCCTAAAAAATCGGTCGCTTGATGGTCTAAGGCGTTAACACAAAGGGCTAATAGTTTCGCGAACGCATCCAAATCAGCTCTTTCATAACGCGCAATCACGTTAAAGTAAGTTTGTTCCAATTCAGGGCACTGTTTCACACTGTTTTCTAATGAAATCGCGGCAACATGAATAAAATCCCGAAACACCTCTACACGACCGTGATAACATGCGGTTTGATTAAATAATTGAATAAACTCGGTGTAAAAATCGCGCTTTGACTTGGTACTAGCCATTGTTAGGGTTGCTTTTTCGACTGTTTTGTCTGTATTTGTATCTATCTTACTGGGTGAGCCTGAGATGATAGGACTGGGTGTTTTCGCGGGTTGGCTTAAATCTACATCAAAAAAACTCAATTGTGACATATCGACGCTCCAAAACTGCCCCTGAAAAGGGGCAGTGAATTAACTTAAATCCACGATTTACGCAGTTCTAAACAGCGCAAGAGTTGCCCCAAACAATGGTTATTCATTGCAGGAATGCGAACGGGCTGTTTACGTTTAAGTTGTTTGTCGATATGTCGCGCCATTGCCCGATAACACGGTTCAATTTCGCTGATTGTCATATCGTGACGCACGACCCGACGTTTTGACACGACGGGCATTTGGGGCTTTACAGCATGATTTAAGGATGTTAAATTTTGTTGGTGCATGGCTTGATCTCCATGTGTATCAATGAACCGCCTGAATTTTCTATCGCAAGCAAATTCAGGCTTGGATTAAGCAGGCGCAAGCCTGCTTTTTTCATTGTTGCGCCAGCAATCCAGCACAACGCACACGCGAAATAATTTGCGCGTGAGATAACGTAGATACATCTCGAAACGTAAAATAACGTCCGTCCACTTTGACAAAAATGTCAGTCACGTTCCCCAAAAACATCTCTTGCAATTTAAAGGACTCCGTATTGTTATTGCCTTGCCAATCCAACGGGGGCATAACGGATAACGCATCCATAAATTGCATTAAAGTAATCTCTGTCGGGGCAGTTTTAGCTGCTTGTTCACGCCCTACCCAATACATCAATTCCGCACTTTGAGTTTCTTGGTAACTGTCTGTTTCGTACTGCTCTAATGCGTGATACATGCTCTTTCTCCTTTTATGATTTAGTGGTTGGTTTAATATCGAACTGGCTCGATATTGAATAGCGCGTTAATGTTTCGCGCTATTCAATAGGTCGCTTTAACGGTATCTGCGAACCTGTTTTTTAAACGGTTTAAGGTGATTGGCGCTTTCAATTTCACGGTAAGTTAAATCGGTGTTTTTTGTCCCATCGGTTAAGGCATAGTGGTAATTCATGTTCATTTTTTCCGCGAATTTCGTTTTTTTCAGAAAAGTGAAGAATTCGGCAATGGAATTGAAGTGATAAACGTCATCCGCT belongs to Providencia sp. R33 and includes:
- the rfaH gene encoding transcription/translation regulatory transformer protein RfaH, with the translated sequence MEKWYLLYCKRDQVLRAIEHLERQGVSAHNPTYKTEKMVRNRRKTVMEPLFPNYLFVKFDYEVIHFSTINSTRGVSHFVRFGQSPVIVPNEVIATIVVPDFVKELSDNLPQKGDEVVITDGIFAGIQAIYNEPDGEARSVLLLNILNREVPKVVDNRSFETIK
- a CDS encoding TrbI/VirB10 family protein — protein: MANINVRAKRKQTALFVLLALGLSGIGGAAWYMSLPSKPKTATKPVRPAPNMTGVVTSSFDKNVGKSAMADLQSTASQMDKQMKQVNARIAKLEQENKAYRDKIEQQDKDLIALQDDMTTMGSNLIHGESSNGVPQPQQLPVGTLPTPNVQANQPIIPPPTAFYQGGQYPVGQPQINVNPVLKQGLSSMTIEYEDEQENTDLPDLPYIPSGSFAKAMVIEGADANASVTGNSNPSPMQFRLTGKLIMPNDEEYDLSGCAVTAGVYGDISSERGLVRTDRLSCKLFGHTVDIPFKGHVSFMGKNGIKGEPVIRNGQLVGYAFAGGFIEALGSGISQVGSTSVGMGASNTTTFGDAARGGVGGGVQQSGKMVSEYLIKRAEQYHPVIPIGAGIEITVVFQEGFQLKFVEQMKKAKSEKQGNDSLQSSINQGITVSKQALERISLGDTIPMENAPQ
- a CDS encoding TraK domain-containing protein, which codes for MKKKSNPIKLLCLALAFCGFASTIHAEPMAQLPTQIPVSPDSQIKVNFSNSEPNMLVVPGDRIVAIDSAQGMFINGNQKGATGVSNGGVVLMTAQTKPFTFFVRTAGGLTVSVVAVPQKRDGRVLQLISNQPAQSAVAKRWERALPYPRVLVEIHKALLNQQTPNGFILAPVTALPSFQLPSAYRVTANKMWNGGELRVYQLDVMNTSSVSQPLSERLFNQHAVRSVVIYPYSDTVLAGATATVWLTVSNEVENGKY
- the traE gene encoding type IV conjugative transfer system protein TraE: MKLSAAKSATKYTSILFITLTFMLGLSLTGNIFAWLRLDDLLNSRQETYIPMFFDTPFTLTRSHADANYLESVAQSLLFLRYNVSPESVKANHQSLLRYVAKESRPEMQDVLAVEAKEIINNNVTSAFYMTKLEVYPSDGIIDIQGELKTWIGKRESLPEYKKLRLHIKYANGISEVISFEDIIDEEKK
- the traL gene encoding type IV conjugative transfer system protein TraL, with the translated sequence MMEDERAQRFIFPQTLTEQGGILPLPNDETAVLLGPMTWGFYDGHYMTGLVVGTLLWYALRYFKKGRGSQWLLNACYWYLPAYCFKSIYKSLPDSAFRLYLK
- a CDS encoding type IV conjugative transfer system pilin TraA; translation: MSQIAIDSPVTKRKGIFARAWASLNSKAAKSLYKYVAAPLILWMAARGFAQAEDLAKAGAGDAGDTFGEGSSVMYYIMIGEAVLVFLAFMRAQNPALLLLIPVFIVGTKIVFGLIEAPTGG
- a CDS encoding TraY domain-containing protein: MKEKEYKSVTISVPISAETNRLLTESAKRARRSKKVEAVLRLSDHLRLVEHLEGHYQELLIKY
- a CDS encoding relaxosome protein TraM, translating into MARQNVYMSQKVYDAIRTIVDERRADGASHADANMSSVCSEMLDIGVRVTMNLKKKAEETDDDGMTWEELYKKQILEDSTKTRQCIQMIFQMLFNINEIKEDSRYDFREGISEMKKETEKLIEQFFDINDK
- a CDS encoding transglycosylase SLT domain-containing protein, producing MRMIFILIALIFSPFSFSFDCYDKAGKDYKIDPDLLRAVAFRESSFQPNAINQASSTRYAIGLMQIHSQNFNELAQYGITENHLRQDPCMNIYTGAFYLAKFIRIQGDIWKGVGAYNAGLKKSAVQEQKRNQYALEVYHIYLNIKQNK